From Humibacter ginsenosidimutans, a single genomic window includes:
- a CDS encoding nuclear transport factor 2 family protein, with amino-acid sequence MDATSALLGLMEAIDQHRWNDLEHYLHEDFVCRLVHTGEVFDRPTWITFNADYPGFDRLRVEQSVGGSGEAACRSHVTGHGQHGLEHFECASFARMRDGLIVELTEVWTDVAQSAPPGTRPAGGVAMVPPAADTGERS; translated from the coding sequence ATGGATGCGACGTCAGCACTTCTCGGCCTCATGGAGGCCATCGACCAGCATCGCTGGAATGATCTCGAGCACTACCTGCATGAGGACTTCGTGTGCCGGCTCGTGCACACCGGTGAGGTCTTCGACCGGCCGACGTGGATCACGTTCAACGCGGACTATCCGGGATTCGATCGCCTGCGGGTCGAGCAATCGGTCGGCGGGTCCGGCGAGGCGGCATGCCGTTCGCACGTCACGGGCCACGGACAGCACGGGCTCGAGCACTTCGAGTGCGCATCGTTCGCGCGCATGCGCGACGGGCTGATCGTCGAGCTGACCGAGGTCTGGACGGATGTCGCCCAGTCGGCGCCGCCGGGCACGCGGCCTGCTGGCGGGGTTGCGATGGTGCCGCCCGCTGCTGACACCGGCGAGAGATCCTAG
- a CDS encoding SDR family NAD(P)-dependent oxidoreductase, which produces MADNGGDLRGTVALVTGASSGIGEATARALAAEGASVALVARRGDRLERLAGELAGPGVRVLPVEADITDRDQARAAVARTVNELGSLDILVNNAGVMLLGPIDGAPIDEWDRMLDLNLRALLSVTEAALPHLLHAAESGPRRVSDLVNISSTAGRQVKRGSAVYNLTKHGVGAFSESFRQEFSRRHVRVGVVEPGAVDTELRDHLRPEVREAQAQRMASMERLQAADIAEAIRFMVTRPRHAMVNELLVRPTEQDD; this is translated from the coding sequence ATGGCTGACAACGGTGGAGACCTGCGGGGGACTGTCGCGCTCGTGACCGGGGCGTCGAGCGGCATCGGGGAGGCGACCGCGCGTGCGCTCGCCGCCGAAGGGGCATCCGTGGCCCTCGTCGCCAGGCGTGGCGATCGACTGGAGCGGCTCGCCGGTGAACTCGCCGGGCCGGGCGTGCGTGTGCTGCCGGTCGAGGCCGACATCACCGATCGCGACCAGGCGAGAGCGGCGGTGGCGCGCACGGTGAACGAGCTCGGCAGCCTCGACATCCTGGTGAACAACGCTGGCGTGATGCTGCTCGGACCCATCGATGGCGCGCCCATCGACGAGTGGGACAGGATGCTCGACCTCAACCTGCGCGCGCTGCTGTCGGTGACCGAGGCGGCGCTTCCGCATCTGCTGCACGCGGCCGAGTCCGGGCCGCGACGCGTCTCCGACCTCGTCAACATCTCGTCGACGGCCGGCCGCCAGGTGAAGCGAGGCTCCGCCGTCTACAACCTCACCAAGCACGGTGTCGGGGCGTTCAGCGAGTCGTTCCGACAGGAGTTCAGCAGGCGGCACGTGCGTGTCGGCGTGGTCGAGCCCGGCGCCGTCGACACCGAGTTGCGGGACCATCTGCGGCCGGAGGTGCGCGAGGCGCAGGCGCAGCGCATGGCGAGCATGGAGCGGCTGCAGGCGGCGGACATCGCCGAGGCGATCCGGTTCATGGTCACCAGACCGCGCCATGCGATGGTCAACGAACTGCTGGTGCGCCCGACCGAACAAGACGACTGA